A window of the Streptomyces sp. NBC_00454 genome harbors these coding sequences:
- a CDS encoding ADP-ribosylglycohydrolase family protein yields the protein MTMDPTPTLEDRITGALVGAAVGDALGGPVEGWTPEQIVERHGGRVHGIVGPWHQDWRTARPIAPYHKGDGHVTDDTLMTHALVRVYEAVRDHLDAYSVAEHLVPDLMTTPRWIPELEADALPLQRVFLAEKWIVTRLHYAHVDPREAGSGNIVNCGAAMYMAPVGLVNAGHPAGAYAEALDITGAHQSSYGREAAGVFAAAVAAACAPGATASSVVETALDLAKDGTRAAIAAVCEVAVRHRDFESALAPLRAAVAPYDSVGPDYRTPSLGARRPSRLHSIEELPIALGMLLVADGAYEPSVLGAVNYGRDCDSIATMAGAIAGALAGASAVPEAWAKQVAEASRLDLHAPAAALAAVTREVFARDGSRRRSHEAAFAALTAPR from the coding sequence ATGACGATGGACCCCACTCCCACCCTGGAAGACAGGATCACCGGCGCGCTCGTCGGCGCGGCCGTCGGCGATGCGCTCGGCGGCCCGGTGGAGGGCTGGACCCCGGAACAGATCGTGGAGCGGCACGGCGGCCGGGTGCACGGCATCGTCGGGCCGTGGCACCAGGACTGGCGCACGGCCAGGCCGATCGCCCCGTACCACAAGGGTGACGGCCACGTCACCGACGACACCCTCATGACGCACGCGCTGGTACGGGTCTACGAGGCCGTACGGGACCACCTGGACGCGTACTCGGTCGCCGAGCACCTGGTCCCGGACCTCATGACCACCCCGCGCTGGATCCCCGAGCTGGAGGCTGACGCCCTCCCCCTCCAGCGGGTCTTCCTCGCCGAGAAGTGGATCGTCACCCGGCTGCACTACGCGCACGTGGACCCGCGCGAGGCGGGCAGCGGCAACATCGTCAACTGCGGCGCGGCGATGTACATGGCGCCGGTCGGGCTCGTCAACGCGGGTCATCCGGCCGGGGCGTACGCGGAGGCCCTGGACATCACGGGCGCGCACCAGTCCTCGTACGGGCGGGAGGCGGCGGGCGTGTTCGCGGCGGCGGTCGCCGCGGCCTGCGCCCCGGGCGCCACCGCCTCCTCGGTGGTCGAAACGGCCCTGGACCTGGCCAAGGACGGCACCCGTGCGGCCATCGCGGCGGTGTGCGAAGTGGCCGTGCGCCACCGGGACTTCGAGTCGGCGCTGGCCCCGCTGCGGGCGGCCGTGGCCCCGTACGATTCGGTCGGCCCGGACTACCGCACCCCCTCGCTGGGGGCGCGGCGCCCCTCGCGACTCCACTCGATCGAGGAGCTGCCGATCGCCCTCGGCATGCTGCTCGTCGCCGACGGGGCCTACGAGCCTTCGGTGCTCGGCGCGGTCAACTACGGCCGGGACTGCGACTCCATCGCCACCATGGCGGGAGCGATCGCCGGGGCCCTCGCCGGCGCCTCGGCGGTCCCGGAGGCCTGGGCCAAGCAGGTCGCGGAGGCCAGCCGCCTCGACCTGCACGCCCCGGCGGCCGCGCTGGCGGCGGTGACCCGGGAGGTCTTCGCCCGGGACGGTTCCCGCCGCCGGTCCCACGAAGCCGCCTTCGCCGCCCTGACGGCCCCCCGATGA